In bacterium, the genomic window GAACGATGAGCAGTCCTTACTAACCATTCGTCAGGCCGCGAAACTCATGGGAGTCTCCGTCTCAACACTACGTCGTTGGTGCCGCGCTGGGCACATCGAATCCCTTCGCATAAACTCGCGCGGCGACCGGCGCTTTCAGCATCATCACCTTGAAGCGGTTCAGCGCCCAAGGTCGTCAGGCCGTCCGAGAAAGGATTCAGCGGTGCGCTGACGGGGAAAACCTGCTTCCATAACTGCACTATTCGAAGCCAGAGAATCCAGCCGCACAGACGCGCAGAGACCTAAAGAAAACAGAGGGTTACGAGACATTCGTAACCCTCTGTCTTTAA contains:
- a CDS encoding helix-turn-helix domain-containing protein produces the protein MNDEQSLLTIRQAAKLMGVSVSTLRRWCRAGHIESLRINSRGDRRFQHHHLEAVQRPRSSGRPRKDSAVR